The proteins below come from a single Verrucomicrobiia bacterium genomic window:
- a CDS encoding glycoside hydrolase family 5 protein, producing the protein MRLLWIGMVVLALPWSALPAAPVRGEVVYTNDFETPASLQGWQGRWESDAGYQGGRAALFQQAPGLTNQSVTARLALPLEKVRGTVLRVSAQVKAEGVTPKPNPWNGIKLMLAIESPAGNQWPQASVETGTFDWRRVSMTARIPANATQVWLVLGMERVAGKVWLDDVGVSVAKTLPAQLPPPFPGPMYRGHDLPRLRGAMIHPNINEEGLRTLGQAWNANLIRWQLIRSGRSGQVNEVQDFDAWAEGELKKLDAALPLCRKYGLYVVLDLHSPPGGRATAGGYIGSDHRLFTERAAQDKFVEFWQRTARRYKGVDVIWGFDLVNEPVEDYVEEGRDDWAALAERAARAIRAEDPRRTIIVEPSPWGGPQGLADFVPLPLSNIVYSVHMYIPHRFTHQNVHGPSEPILYPGQAEGKYWDARQLEAALQPVIDFQRRYNVHIYIGEFSAIRWAPEGSAYRYLKDVIEIFEKHGWDWSYHAFREWQGWSVEHDENRANTRPAAQPTERQKLLMEWFAKNRKPAWAGK; encoded by the coding sequence ATGCGTCTTTTGTGGATTGGCATGGTGGTTCTCGCCCTGCCCTGGAGTGCCCTTCCGGCGGCACCCGTCCGGGGCGAGGTGGTTTATACGAACGATTTTGAAACCCCGGCCAGCCTGCAAGGCTGGCAGGGACGTTGGGAGAGCGATGCCGGATACCAGGGGGGCCGGGCGGCGTTGTTTCAGCAGGCGCCGGGGCTGACCAATCAGTCGGTTACAGCGCGGCTGGCCCTGCCTTTGGAGAAGGTGCGGGGGACGGTGCTGCGCGTCAGCGCGCAGGTGAAAGCCGAGGGGGTGACGCCCAAGCCCAACCCCTGGAATGGCATCAAACTCATGCTCGCCATTGAGTCGCCTGCCGGCAATCAATGGCCGCAGGCCAGCGTGGAGACGGGGACGTTTGACTGGCGGCGGGTGTCCATGACCGCCCGCATTCCCGCCAACGCCACGCAGGTGTGGCTGGTGCTGGGGATGGAGCGTGTGGCGGGCAAGGTGTGGTTGGATGACGTGGGGGTGAGCGTGGCCAAAACCCTGCCCGCCCAACTGCCGCCGCCATTTCCCGGCCCGATGTACAGGGGCCACGATTTGCCCCGGTTGCGGGGCGCAATGATTCATCCCAACATCAACGAGGAGGGTTTGCGCACCTTGGGCCAGGCATGGAATGCCAACCTCATCCGCTGGCAGCTCATCCGGTCAGGCCGTTCCGGGCAGGTCAACGAAGTCCAGGATTTTGACGCATGGGCCGAGGGGGAATTGAAGAAACTGGACGCCGCGCTGCCATTGTGCCGGAAGTACGGGCTGTATGTGGTGCTGGATTTGCATTCACCGCCCGGCGGCCGGGCCACCGCCGGGGGGTACATAGGCTCGGATCATCGGCTGTTCACCGAGCGCGCGGCGCAGGACAAGTTTGTCGAGTTCTGGCAGCGCACGGCGCGGCGCTACAAGGGGGTGGATGTCATTTGGGGATTTGATCTGGTGAATGAGCCGGTGGAGGATTATGTCGAGGAGGGGCGTGACGACTGGGCTGCGCTGGCGGAGCGGGCGGCGCGGGCCATCCGCGCGGAAGATCCCCGGCGCACGATCATCGTCGAGCCCTCGCCATGGGGCGGCCCGCAAGGGCTGGCGGATTTTGTGCCATTGCCGTTGTCAAACATCGTGTACAGCGTGCACATGTACATTCCGCACCGATTCACCCACCAAAACGTCCACGGTCCCAGCGAGCCGATCCTGTATCCGGGCCAGGCCGAGGGCAAGTACTGGGATGCGCGCCAACTGGAGGCCGCCCTGCAGCCGGTGATTGACTTCCAGCGGCGATACAATGTGCACATTTACATCGGCGAATTCAGCGCGATCCGGTGGGCGCCCGAGGGGAGCGCCTATCGTTATCTGAAAGATGTGATTGAGATTTTTGAAAAGCACGGCTGGGACTGGAGTTACCATGCCTTTCGAGAGTGGCAGGGCTGGAGCGTGGAGCATGATGAAAACCGCGCCAATACCCGTCCCGCCGCCCAGCCTACAGAACGCCAGAAGTTATTGATGGAGTGGTTTGCAAAAAACCGCAAGCCGGCGTGGGCGGGTAAATGA
- a CDS encoding ankyrin repeat domain-containing protein, with protein MTKNLWATALALLLACGPAGFPVRAGDLHDAAGANDVDKVKALLAANPELVNDREEDGATPLHVAARLGHVKVVEALLAAKADISATNRVGLTPLQMARIRGHQKVVDLLLASNPKAEDKLATLRDLLFDTLAQGQTEKAKAIIKDNPGLDLVNAKDRLDNMAIHVAALNGNVEMMQFLVEHKSPVNPRNKEGNTPLHAAAFSGRKEPVEFLLKQDVPVDVTNDAGLTALHLACDRSTVETVEFLLDNKADVNARSKAGVTPLLVACDRGRVDIAKVLLDRKAQINVQGDKNATPLHFAVRNGDRMLVELLLTYKPDLTAKTIDGLTPLALAEKQGFVGIAEMLRKAGAKE; from the coding sequence ATGACCAAAAACCTGTGGGCCACGGCCCTGGCCCTCCTGCTCGCCTGCGGGCCGGCCGGCTTTCCTGTGCGCGCGGGCGACCTCCACGATGCCGCCGGCGCCAATGACGTGGACAAGGTCAAAGCGCTCCTGGCCGCCAATCCCGAGCTGGTCAATGACCGCGAGGAAGACGGCGCCACCCCCCTCCATGTGGCCGCCCGCCTGGGGCATGTCAAGGTGGTGGAAGCCCTGCTCGCCGCCAAGGCCGACATCAGCGCCACCAACCGCGTCGGCCTGACCCCCCTGCAAATGGCGCGCATTCGCGGCCATCAAAAGGTGGTGGACCTGCTGCTGGCCAGCAATCCCAAGGCGGAAGACAAACTGGCCACCCTCCGCGATTTGCTCTTTGACACCCTGGCGCAGGGGCAAACCGAAAAAGCCAAGGCCATCATCAAGGACAATCCCGGCCTGGACCTCGTCAATGCCAAAGACCGCCTGGACAACATGGCCATCCACGTGGCCGCGCTCAATGGCAACGTGGAAATGATGCAATTCCTGGTGGAGCACAAATCGCCCGTCAACCCGCGCAACAAGGAGGGCAACACCCCGCTGCATGCCGCCGCCTTTTCCGGGCGCAAGGAGCCGGTGGAGTTTTTGCTCAAACAGGATGTGCCGGTGGATGTGACGAACGACGCCGGTCTGACAGCCCTCCACCTCGCCTGCGACCGCAGCACCGTGGAAACCGTGGAATTCCTGCTGGACAACAAGGCCGATGTCAACGCCCGCTCCAAGGCCGGCGTGACCCCGCTGCTGGTGGCCTGCGACCGCGGCCGGGTGGACATCGCCAAGGTGCTCCTGGACCGCAAGGCACAAATCAATGTGCAGGGCGATAAAAACGCCACCCCGCTGCATTTCGCCGTGCGCAACGGCGACCGCATGCTCGTGGAGCTGCTCCTCACCTACAAGCCCGACCTGACCGCCAAGACCATTGACGGTTTGACCCCCCTGGCCCTGGCGGAAAAACAGGGCTTTGTCGGCATCGCCGAAATGCTCCGCAAGGCTGGCGCCAAAGAATAG
- the pheT gene encoding phenylalanine--tRNA ligase subunit beta produces the protein MKLTYHWLKQYVDFDWSPEELAERLTMLGLEVEGIEKIGGEFEGIVVAQVITREKHPNADKLSVCRVHDGRGERQIVCGAQNFQPGDKVPLILPGHTLPAKPGQEPFTIKVGKIRGVESHGMMCSPSELGLAEESEGLLILRPDAQVGQPFAEYLGRARGDVVYDLETTPNRPDWNSVLGIAREISALTGNPLRLPSIPELPEDAAQPADALVSVTLADPELCPRYTARVILGVKIGPSPDWLRHTLEKVGLRSINNVVDVTNYVMLETGQPLHAFDYHLLARDAQGKPAIIVRRAAEGEKFITLDGQEHTLTTENLLIADPAKGIALAGVMGGQNTEINDQTVDVLLESAYFHPTNIRRTAKKLGLRTDASYRFERGADIGITDYASRRAAQLMLETAGGRLARGVVDAYPQPAAPRSISLRPEKVRALLGVDIPRETCESLLVGLGLKVSRRVPTPVDAPPPAPLPPLVFQIPSFRVDLKREVDLIEEIARLYGVEKIPATPPRGALGTHPFDRRHDELGEIRRLLTGLGLHEAQGQTLLGETECHGVDPARLVRLANPLSSDMNALRPSLLPGLIHAFQHNVNRKTPDVALFEIGRVFELRHGKIHEEWRVAVALTGQRSPRFWEGPEREAQADLFDLKGLLEEFFEHLGLRAVAFARRANPTALWVESAEVLLGGKVPLGEMGWLHPVVARRYDVRQPVLLAELQVDELLGRRNADKQFKPLPAFPSVRRDLAFLAPVELAHAAVLDAVRKAKTPHLEAVELFDVYRGAHLPAGQKSMAYSFTYRHPERTLTDAEVNAAQEKLVAHLKQTLGITVRDS, from the coding sequence ATGAAACTGACCTACCACTGGCTCAAACAGTACGTGGATTTTGACTGGTCGCCCGAGGAGCTGGCCGAGCGCCTCACCATGCTCGGCCTGGAGGTCGAGGGCATCGAGAAAATCGGGGGGGAATTCGAGGGCATCGTGGTGGCCCAGGTCATCACGCGCGAAAAACACCCCAACGCCGACAAGCTCAGCGTGTGCCGCGTGCACGACGGCCGGGGCGAGCGCCAGATCGTCTGCGGCGCGCAAAACTTCCAGCCCGGTGACAAAGTGCCGCTCATTCTGCCCGGCCACACCCTCCCCGCCAAACCGGGTCAGGAGCCGTTCACCATCAAAGTGGGCAAAATCCGCGGCGTGGAATCGCACGGCATGATGTGCTCCCCCAGCGAGCTGGGCCTGGCTGAGGAGTCCGAGGGGCTGCTCATCCTGCGCCCCGATGCCCAAGTGGGCCAGCCGTTTGCCGAGTACCTGGGCCGCGCCCGCGGGGATGTGGTTTATGACCTCGAAACCACCCCCAACCGCCCGGATTGGAACAGTGTCCTGGGCATCGCCCGCGAAATCAGCGCGCTCACCGGCAACCCCCTCCGCCTCCCATCCATCCCGGAGCTGCCGGAGGACGCCGCCCAGCCGGCGGACGCGCTGGTCAGCGTCACGCTTGCCGACCCCGAGCTTTGTCCGCGCTACACCGCCCGCGTCATTCTCGGCGTCAAGATCGGCCCCAGTCCTGACTGGCTCCGCCATACCTTGGAAAAAGTGGGGCTGCGCAGCATCAACAACGTGGTGGACGTGACCAATTATGTCATGCTCGAAACCGGCCAGCCGCTCCACGCCTTCGATTATCACCTGCTGGCCAGGGATGCGCAGGGCAAACCCGCCATCATCGTCCGCCGCGCGGCCGAGGGGGAAAAGTTTATCACCCTCGACGGCCAGGAACACACCCTGACCACCGAAAACCTGCTGATTGCGGACCCGGCCAAAGGCATCGCTCTGGCCGGCGTCATGGGCGGGCAAAATACCGAAATTAACGACCAGACCGTGGATGTGCTCCTCGAAAGCGCGTATTTCCACCCCACCAACATCCGCCGCACCGCCAAGAAACTGGGGCTGCGCACCGATGCCTCCTACCGCTTTGAACGCGGAGCCGATATTGGCATCACCGATTACGCCAGCCGCCGCGCCGCGCAGCTCATGCTGGAAACCGCCGGCGGCCGCCTCGCCCGGGGCGTGGTGGATGCCTACCCCCAGCCCGCCGCGCCGCGCAGCATCAGCCTGCGCCCGGAAAAAGTCCGCGCCCTGCTGGGCGTGGACATCCCGCGCGAAACCTGCGAAAGCCTGCTCGTCGGCCTGGGCCTGAAAGTATCCCGCCGCGTGCCCACGCCCGTGGATGCTCCCCCGCCTGCGCCGCTGCCGCCGCTGGTATTTCAAATCCCCTCCTTCCGCGTGGACTTGAAACGGGAGGTGGATTTGATCGAGGAGATCGCGCGCTTGTACGGCGTGGAAAAAATCCCCGCCACCCCGCCGCGCGGTGCCCTGGGAACCCACCCCTTTGACCGCCGCCACGACGAGCTGGGCGAGATCCGCCGTCTGCTCACCGGCCTGGGCCTGCACGAGGCCCAGGGCCAGACCTTGCTGGGCGAAACCGAATGCCACGGCGTGGATCCCGCGCGGCTGGTGCGGCTCGCCAATCCGCTGAGCAGCGACATGAACGCCCTGCGCCCCTCCCTGCTGCCCGGGCTGATTCATGCCTTCCAACACAACGTCAACCGCAAGACCCCCGATGTGGCTCTCTTTGAGATCGGCCGCGTCTTTGAGTTGCGCCACGGCAAAATCCACGAAGAATGGCGGGTGGCAGTGGCGCTGACCGGCCAGCGCTCCCCGCGCTTCTGGGAAGGGCCGGAGCGCGAAGCCCAGGCAGACCTATTCGACTTGAAGGGTCTGCTCGAAGAGTTCTTTGAGCACCTGGGCCTGCGCGCCGTGGCTTTTGCGCGGCGCGCCAACCCCACCGCCCTGTGGGTGGAATCGGCCGAGGTGCTCCTGGGCGGCAAGGTGCCGCTGGGTGAAATGGGCTGGCTCCACCCCGTGGTGGCCCGCCGCTACGATGTCCGTCAGCCGGTGCTCCTGGCCGAGCTGCAAGTGGATGAACTGCTGGGCCGCCGCAACGCCGACAAACAATTCAAACCCCTCCCGGCCTTCCCCAGCGTGCGCCGTGACCTGGCCTTCCTGGCCCCGGTGGAGCTGGCGCATGCCGCCGTTCTGGACGCCGTGCGCAAGGCGAAAACCCCGCACCTGGAGGCGGTGGAGCTGTTTGACGTGTACCGCGGCGCCCACCTGCCCGCGGGCCAGAAAAGCATGGCCTACTCCTTTACCTATCGGCATCCCGAGCGCACCCTCACCGATGCCGAAGTCAACGCCGCCCAGGAAAAACTGGTGGCGCACTTGAAGCAGACCCTGGGCATCACTGTCCGGGACAGCTAA
- the pheS gene encoding phenylalanine--tRNA ligase subunit alpha has translation MGLMDDIAPLKAAALADFAAAPNLAALEQAKGAYLGAQGRFTALMKQLGTLPKEQKPAAGKAINEAKAELEAALAARRSELELQAALPKEPTDLTLPGRRRPLGRLHPLTQVTEDIVRSFRKLGFVVADGPEVEDDYHCFDALNTPADHPARDTQDTFYLEAHGRPLLRTHTSSVQIRVMEKMPPPIRIVVPGRVYRRDNADATHNPTFHQIEGLYVDRGVTVGDLKGTVEFVFREVLGDDVKIRFRPHYFSYTEPSFEIDFSNALVKRMGKDWLEIAGCGMVHPQVFENVGYDAEEWTGWAFGFGIERIAMLRYGITDIRLFYENDLRFLRQF, from the coding sequence ATGGGTTTAATGGATGACATCGCACCACTAAAAGCGGCCGCCCTGGCGGATTTTGCGGCGGCCCCCAATCTGGCGGCTCTCGAGCAGGCCAAAGGCGCTTATCTGGGCGCCCAGGGCCGCTTCACCGCGCTGATGAAGCAACTCGGCACGCTGCCCAAGGAGCAAAAACCCGCCGCCGGCAAGGCCATCAATGAGGCCAAGGCCGAGCTGGAAGCCGCCCTGGCCGCCCGCCGCAGCGAACTGGAACTCCAGGCCGCCCTGCCCAAAGAACCCACCGATCTCACCCTGCCTGGACGCCGGCGCCCCCTGGGCCGGTTGCATCCGCTGACCCAGGTCACCGAGGACATCGTCCGCAGCTTCCGCAAGCTGGGCTTTGTGGTGGCCGATGGCCCCGAGGTGGAAGATGATTACCACTGCTTTGACGCCCTGAACACGCCGGCCGATCACCCGGCGCGCGACACGCAGGACACGTTTTACCTGGAAGCCCACGGGCGGCCGCTGCTGCGCACGCACACCTCCTCGGTGCAAATCCGGGTCATGGAAAAAATGCCCCCGCCCATCCGCATCGTTGTGCCAGGCCGGGTGTACCGCCGGGACAACGCGGATGCGACGCACAACCCGACCTTCCATCAAATCGAGGGCTTGTACGTGGACCGGGGCGTGACGGTGGGCGACTTGAAGGGCACCGTCGAGTTTGTCTTCCGCGAAGTGCTGGGCGACGATGTCAAAATCCGCTTCCGCCCGCACTATTTCAGCTACACCGAACCGAGCTTCGAGATTGATTTCAGCAACGCGCTGGTCAAACGCATGGGCAAGGACTGGCTGGAAATCGCCGGCTGCGGCATGGTGCATCCGCAGGTGTTTGAAAACGTGGGCTATGACGCCGAAGAATGGACCGGCTGGGCCTTCGGCTTCGGCATTGAACGCATCGCCATGCTCCGCTACGGCATCACCGACATCCGCCTTTTCTACGAAAACGATCTGCGCTTCCTGCGCCAGTTCTAA
- the rplT gene encoding 50S ribosomal protein L20, giving the protein MRATNAPASRKRRSRMLQAAKGFRMRRSKLYRYASDAVDHGRQYAYRDRRRKKREFRYLWQIRINAAARAAGLTYARFMEGLKAAKVALDRKIIADLAATDAAAFNELVTTARAALQAKGVKG; this is encoded by the coding sequence ATGCGTGCAACGAATGCTCCAGCCTCCCGGAAGCGCCGTTCCCGCATGCTGCAAGCCGCCAAAGGCTTCCGCATGCGGCGCTCCAAACTTTATCGTTACGCCTCCGACGCCGTGGACCACGGCCGGCAATACGCCTACCGTGACCGCCGCCGCAAGAAACGCGAGTTCCGCTACCTGTGGCAAATCCGCATCAACGCGGCGGCCCGCGCCGCCGGCCTCACCTATGCCCGTTTCATGGAGGGCCTGAAAGCCGCCAAGGTGGCTCTGGATCGCAAGATCATCGCCGACCTGGCGGCCACCGATGCGGCCGCCTTCAATGAACTGGTCACCACCGCCCGCGCGGCCCTTCAGGCCAAGGGCGTCAAAGGTTGA
- the rpmI gene encoding 50S ribosomal protein L35: MRRPKGIKTKKSVAKRFKITATGKVLRARAGRRHLLQTKSPKRRRMLGKPAVVPPTDAHRVLASLPFDHRG; encoded by the coding sequence ATGCGTCGTCCAAAAGGCATAAAGACCAAGAAATCCGTGGCCAAGCGGTTCAAGATTACGGCCACCGGCAAGGTGTTGCGTGCGCGCGCCGGGCGCCGGCACCTGCTGCAAACCAAAAGCCCCAAACGCCGGCGGATGCTTGGCAAGCCTGCGGTGGTGCCGCCGACCGATGCCCACCGCGTTCTGGCCAGCCTGCCCTTTGATCACCGGGGTTGA
- a CDS encoding immunoglobulin domain-containing protein encodes MQISALIALTTAWLGGMAMNARAQERTASYYHHSLSLLLEPGNSPNGQRYYFSTYDGRDTWARQENNKYSGEIKPSSMYSQTYLSDYDAYYVPQSRYYGYGTLTLTVPSTDSDQDDLPDFIDIRKSASLTLSGTVRETQVGVGTMTASVSGAINRSANSYRGSYSVTSSEGVSVSGAFNSVGTLGTIRYNLNNRTVFISGVQFDGALTVSGTATYQIVNANQLTVSSFQMTNSTGRSVTVYGFTLSRRGNTYYGRFTMSDGNTATSWVDYEYNHLLIIDNNDTDGDGIPDLSDTTSASPPLITQAPQSQTVAAGQAVTFSVQVSGSGTLNYQWFKDGVPIAGAVTSTYSIASATPAHQGNYTVQVSNAGGSVTSAAATLTVLTPPRLEQSLQNLTVDLGQPATFSITASGSSPLSYQWFKDGAPITGATSASYQIAAVRLEDGGRYSVRVSNAAGTVQSGEALLIVRAPPVFASQPQSASLVRGMPLQLQSSVQGGLPLSYFWYKNGALLPGVHTSTYSVAAVDLPHAGAYYLVASNQFGKATSQVAQITVLEYGSLSRFVVELGNPNAYVGEPLGVRVIALDSWNNRVMNFEGSATFSVHGYTQVSTNLLGQPQHSGALNASGLTLGYAFTPTNNLQVSHVRHYCGTQVSLWDQQGNLLFSQPVTSQNGTWRETALAQPVWLTAGQTYRVGVYITSGQGYYRSDLPASFAFGTIQAAYLGNGNVFPTTAASNLKWPLVDLVVTGEKLSTLPANLNFPAQFSKGLAVGTVTVGRPASAAQIRVADGAAHEGFSPLFSVRTALRLHSPSDLAERQQIRTHGFRLRLALAPNKTYTLQYSEDLVRWQTWTNFTATTDSTELLDTAAPGRPRRFYRALTQE; translated from the coding sequence TTGCAAATCTCAGCCCTCATAGCCCTGACCACCGCCTGGCTGGGGGGCATGGCCATGAATGCCCGCGCCCAGGAACGGACAGCCAGTTATTACCACCATTCGCTGAGTTTGCTGCTGGAACCAGGTAACAGCCCAAACGGCCAGCGCTATTACTTCAGCACCTACGACGGGCGAGACACTTGGGCCCGGCAGGAAAACAATAAATACAGTGGGGAGATCAAGCCCTCCTCCATGTATTCCCAAACTTACCTCAGTGACTACGATGCCTATTATGTGCCGCAAAGCCGTTATTATGGATATGGCACCTTAACCCTCACCGTGCCTTCCACCGACTCTGACCAGGACGATTTGCCTGATTTCATTGACATCCGCAAATCCGCCTCCCTGACGCTTTCCGGCACGGTGCGCGAGACCCAGGTGGGCGTGGGCACCATGACGGCCAGTGTCAGTGGAGCCATCAATCGCTCCGCCAACTCCTATCGGGGCTCCTACAGCGTGACTTCCTCCGAAGGGGTTAGCGTGAGCGGCGCCTTCAACAGCGTCGGCACCCTGGGGACGATTCGCTATAACCTCAACAACCGCACCGTATTCATCTCCGGGGTGCAATTTGACGGCGCCTTGACCGTCAGCGGCACGGCCACGTACCAGATTGTTAATGCCAATCAGCTCACCGTCTCCTCCTTTCAAATGACCAACAGCACCGGACGATCCGTCACGGTTTACGGCTTCACTCTATCCCGGCGCGGCAACACTTACTACGGGCGCTTCACCATGAGCGATGGCAATACGGCTACCTCCTGGGTGGATTACGAATACAACCATTTGCTCATCATTGACAACAATGACACCGACGGCGATGGCATTCCGGATTTATCAGACACCACCAGTGCCAGCCCTCCCCTGATCACCCAGGCGCCGCAAAGCCAGACTGTGGCCGCCGGCCAGGCCGTGACCTTCAGCGTCCAGGTCAGCGGCAGCGGAACCTTGAATTATCAATGGTTCAAGGATGGTGTGCCCATTGCCGGCGCCGTAACCAGCACGTACAGCATCGCTTCGGCCACCCCGGCGCACCAGGGCAACTACACCGTGCAGGTGAGCAATGCCGGTGGCTCCGTGACCAGCGCCGCCGCAACGCTCACCGTCTTGACCCCGCCGCGATTGGAACAGTCCTTGCAAAATCTGACGGTGGACCTGGGACAGCCGGCCACGTTTTCCATCACGGCCAGCGGTTCCTCCCCGTTAAGTTACCAGTGGTTCAAGGATGGGGCTCCCATCACCGGCGCCACGTCAGCCAGTTATCAGATCGCGGCCGTGCGTCTGGAGGACGGCGGCCGGTACAGCGTGCGCGTGAGCAACGCCGCAGGCACCGTTCAATCCGGTGAGGCCTTGCTCATTGTGCGGGCGCCGCCGGTGTTTGCGAGCCAGCCCCAGTCCGCCTCCCTGGTGCGAGGGATGCCCCTCCAGTTGCAGTCCTCGGTGCAGGGCGGCCTGCCTTTGTCTTATTTTTGGTACAAAAACGGCGCCCTCCTGCCGGGTGTCCATACCTCCACCTATTCTGTGGCGGCGGTGGATTTGCCCCATGCAGGCGCCTATTATCTGGTGGCCAGCAATCAATTCGGCAAAGCCACCAGCCAGGTGGCCCAAATCACCGTGCTCGAGTATGGCAGCCTTTCCCGGTTCGTCGTGGAGCTGGGCAACCCTAACGCCTACGTCGGCGAACCCCTCGGAGTGCGCGTCATCGCGCTGGATTCCTGGAACAACCGGGTGATGAATTTTGAAGGCTCGGCCACCTTCAGCGTGCACGGTTACACCCAGGTGAGCACCAACCTGCTGGGGCAGCCGCAACATTCCGGCGCCCTGAACGCCTCCGGGCTGACGCTGGGCTACGCCTTCACCCCCACCAACAATCTCCAGGTAAGCCATGTCCGCCATTATTGCGGCACCCAGGTTTCACTCTGGGATCAGCAGGGCAACCTGCTGTTCTCCCAGCCGGTGACCAGTCAGAACGGCACCTGGAGGGAAACCGCCCTGGCCCAACCCGTCTGGCTCACCGCGGGCCAGACTTACCGTGTCGGAGTTTATATCACCTCCGGTCAGGGCTATTACCGCTCAGACCTTCCCGCCAGCTTTGCGTTTGGCACCATCCAGGCCGCCTACCTGGGCAATGGAAATGTTTTCCCCACCACCGCCGCCAGCAACCTCAAGTGGCCGCTGGTGGACCTGGTGGTAACCGGCGAAAAACTCTCCACCTTGCCCGCCAACCTGAATTTCCCGGCACAGTTTTCCAAGGGATTGGCCGTGGGCACTGTTACCGTGGGCCGGCCCGCCAGTGCCGCGCAAATCCGCGTCGCTGATGGCGCAGCCCACGAGGGCTTCAGCCCCCTGTTCAGTGTGCGCACCGCGCTGCGTTTGCATTCGCCCTCAGACCTGGCGGAGCGCCAGCAAATCCGCACGCACGGCTTTCGCCTGCGGCTGGCCCTCGCCCCCAACAAAACCTACACCCTGCAATATTCCGAGGATTTGGTGCGATGGCAGACCTGGACCAACTTCACCGCCACCACCGATTCCACCGAGCTTCTCGACACTGCCGCGCCCGGCCGGCCACGGCGCTTTTATCGAGCGTTGACCCAGGAATAA
- a CDS encoding Gfo/Idh/MocA family oxidoreductase → MKAMLQTSSSSRRAFLKTAALGAAGVWLAPRIYAQAAGANETIRVAVVGLNGRGASHISEFNKLPGVRVVALCDVDLKVLEARAQKLEGVQKYQDLRKMLESREIDVVSIATTNHWHALATLWACQAGKDVYVEKPCSHNVFEGRQCVAAARKYNRIVQHGTQRRAGGDVRMVALAKSGVYGRLLVAKGYCCKPRWSIGFKPVEEPPAGLDFDLWLGPAPRQPFHRNLVHYNWHWFWDFGNGDIGNQGVHEMDVARWVIGGTLPRSVISLGGRYVEGEGHKDQGQTPNQMVTVLDFDGTLLLFETRGLVGKLKEYPNKVANEYFFEAGVVKDGKFFPKGKTEGEPLAKVDAPSRSGNIFANFLECVRSRNREKLHADILEGHFSSACCHLGNISYRLAKERPFEKPKDFSDNEVVGESIMTVLENTRAIGVEPEKATLWVGPKLNFDPQKERFIGSPEADRLLTREYRAPYVVPEKV, encoded by the coding sequence ATGAAAGCCATGTTACAGACCTCGTCTTCCTCGCGTCGTGCCTTTCTAAAAACTGCCGCCCTGGGCGCGGCGGGTGTGTGGCTTGCGCCACGTATTTATGCGCAGGCCGCCGGCGCCAACGAAACCATCCGGGTGGCTGTCGTCGGCCTGAATGGCCGCGGCGCCAGTCACATCAGTGAATTCAACAAACTGCCCGGGGTGCGCGTGGTGGCCCTGTGCGATGTGGATTTGAAAGTGCTGGAGGCGCGGGCGCAGAAGCTGGAGGGGGTGCAGAAATATCAGGATTTGCGCAAGATGTTGGAGAGCCGGGAGATTGATGTGGTGTCCATCGCCACCACCAATCACTGGCATGCGCTGGCCACCCTTTGGGCCTGTCAGGCCGGCAAGGATGTGTATGTGGAAAAGCCCTGCAGTCATAACGTGTTCGAGGGGCGCCAGTGTGTGGCGGCGGCGCGCAAGTACAACCGCATTGTGCAGCATGGCACGCAGCGGCGTGCCGGCGGGGATGTGCGCATGGTGGCGCTGGCCAAAAGCGGGGTGTATGGCAGGCTGCTGGTGGCCAAGGGGTATTGTTGCAAACCGCGCTGGAGCATCGGCTTCAAGCCGGTGGAGGAGCCGCCGGCGGGCCTGGATTTTGATCTCTGGCTGGGGCCCGCCCCCCGGCAGCCGTTTCACCGCAACCTGGTGCATTACAACTGGCATTGGTTCTGGGATTTCGGCAACGGCGACATTGGCAACCAGGGCGTGCACGAGATGGACGTGGCGCGCTGGGTTATTGGGGGCACGCTGCCGCGCTCGGTCATCAGCCTGGGCGGGCGCTACGTGGAGGGCGAAGGGCACAAAGATCAGGGGCAGACCCCCAATCAAATGGTGACGGTGCTGGATTTTGATGGCACGCTGCTTTTGTTTGAAACGCGCGGCCTGGTGGGCAAGCTCAAGGAATATCCCAACAAAGTGGCCAATGAATATTTCTTCGAGGCCGGGGTGGTCAAGGACGGCAAGTTTTTCCCCAAGGGCAAGACCGAGGGGGAACCCCTGGCCAAGGTGGATGCGCCGTCACGGTCGGGCAATATCTTTGCCAATTTCCTTGAGTGCGTGCGCAGCCGCAACCGCGAGAAACTGCATGCGGACATTCTGGAAGGCCATTTTTCGAGCGCCTGCTGCCATTTGGGCAACATCTCCTATCGCCTGGCCAAGGAGCGGCCGTTTGAGAAGCCCAAGGATTTCAGCGACAACGAAGTTGTGGGCGAGAGCATCATGACGGTGCTGGAAAACACGAGGGCGATCGGCGTGGAGCCGGAGAAGGCCACGTTGTGGGTGGGGCCAAAACTCAACTTCGATCCGCAAAAAGAGAGATTTATAGGCAGCCCGGAGGCTGACCGCCTGTTGACCCGCGAGTATCGCGCACCCTACGTCGTGCCGGAAAAGGTGTAG